In the Meiothermus sp. Pnk-1 genome, GATCGATCTCCTTTCTGCTCAACCCATGCCGCTTTAAGCGTGGGACAAAGTGGCGCAGGATGTAGGCGTAGCCGTTGCCTCCATAGCGCGTCAGCATCATCTTGATGAATACATCCTGACTGAGCACGACCTTGTGACCGTAGCCTGCCCGGACTAGACCAACAATGGCTCTGGCATTCTCCTCGTCCGAAGGACTCTGTGCGTCTTGGTCGGCATAGTAGTAGTCCATGCCGATCATGTCGTAGGACAGGTAGGCTCCGCGATCCGCCAGCGCCATCTGGTATTCCAAATCGGTGCCGCTGGGGTTCATGTGATTGAGGACAACCCGGTTGAGGTCACCACCCTCCTCTGCGACTACGTCCAGTACTCGGTGAGCCAGCCGCTCCCAACCTGGCAGGTGCACGCTCAGTGCTACTTGAGTCTGCCGCTGGGCGCGGGCCGCTGCACGCAGCACCTTCTCCTCCTGAGAGGTGAAGTCCTTGCTGATGCCGATTTCACCAATGTGACCGGCCTTGATCTCCGTACCCTCCGCACCCTCCAGCACATCAGCTATTATTCGTGCTGCCAGATCTTCGACTGTGGCTGACCGAATCCAATCCGGATGGGTACGCTCCAGGTAATATCCGGCCCCCATGACAATCTGGAGGCCGGTGCGCTCTGCGATGCGCCGCAGGGCTAATGGATCACGACCGATGTTTGCCGAGGTCGCATCCACCACAGTCCTACCTCCAAGTAGCTTGAACTGCATTACCTCCTCAGAGGCCACTTCCTCATCGAATAAACCGCAATTGTCCAGATTGACGAAGGGGTCCTGGCGCAGTTCGTGCAATATCTCTGCAGAGACTGGCTGGTGTGCCAGGTGAATGCGGCTGGCTTCTTGTGGGTTGCGCCAGTACCGACGGGCGTCGATCAATAGGTGCTCATGGAGCAATGTGACACCTAGGGTATTAGCGTCTACTGGGCCAGTTACCGTTTGTACTGAAGCCATCTCAATCCCTCCCCCGGCCACTGCCCGCTCCACTCAGTCGACGATTGAGCCAGATAGCCAGCAGAATCACAGTGCCGCCAATGATCTGTTCGTAAAAGGGAGAAATCCCCTTGAGGATCAGTACATTGCCAATGGTGGCGAGGAAGAGAGCACCTAAAATCGTACCCACCACGCTACCCTTACCACCGAATAAACTGGTACCCCCAATAATCACGGCGGCGATAGCCTGGAGTTCAAACCCCACTCCTGTATATGAGCTGCCGGAAGCCAGCCGTGCTGCAGTGACCATTCCACTTACCGCCACCGCCAGCCCACTGAGCACATAAACCAGCAGAATGACTTGGCGTACGTTTACGCCAGAACGGCGCACGGCTTCCATGTTGCTACCAATTCCCTTGATATACACCCCAAATCGGGTCCATTCCAGGATACCGTGGGCAGCCAACACTGCTATAGCTGCGATGACCACCGGCACTGGTATGCCCAGTACCCATCCTCGCCCCAACGCCAGGAAGGGGCTTTCAGGATCGATGGGAATCGAGTAACCCTGGGTCAGCAGCAAGGCTAGACCGCGGAGAATTGATAAAGCCGCCAGGGTCACGATGAAGGCAGGAATCCCCTGGTAGCTAATGAAGTAACCATTGATTGCGCCGATTAGAACCCCCAGAATCGCCATAGCGGGTAGAACCAGCCAGACCGGCCATCCTGCTGCGAGTGCCATGGCTGAAAGCACCGCTACCACTGCTAGTCCGGAGCCCACCGAAAGATCGATGCCTGCCAGGGTAATCACCAGAGTCATGGCTGCGGCCACGATCATGGTAGGAGCCGCTTGCCGCAACACGTTCAGGAGATTCTCTGGCGTGATGAAGTTGGGCACCAGGAACGCTGCCAAGATGAACACAGCCAGGAACACCAGAAACAAGGTAGTCTGGTAAGCTAGAGGCCCGCCCTTCAGCGTTCCCACGGCTGTGGTGTCCTGCTTACCAGGCCCGGAATTCATGCGATTCATCTCCTCTCCTAAGAGTCAACGGGTCCCCTCGGGCGCAGCCACGCCCTCGATCAGCTTGATAATTTCTGGGATACTGGTCTCTTTAGCCTTTCGTTCAGCTATGTTGCGGCCTTCGTACAGCACCACAAGGCGGTCACAGACTTGAAGTACATCGTGGAGGCGGTGGCTAACAAAGACTACCCCCACCCCTGCGGAGGCCAGCCTGCGCGTGAGGCTGAGTACCTCCTCCACTTCCCTGGCTGCCAACGCCGAGGTGGGCTCGTCCAGGATCAGCACCTTTGGCTGGAAGGAAATGGCCCGGCCGATGGCGATGGCCTGGCGCTGACCGCCCGAGAGATTTTCCACCATGAGCCGTGTAGATGGAATGCGAATGTGTAGTTCGTAGAGGATTTTTTCAGCTTTTTGATGAAGAGTATTGCGATCCAGAATCGATATCCTCAGGAACTGGCGGGTAGGCTCACGGCCCAGGAAGAGGTTGGTAGCAACATCGAGCGTGTCACACAGCGAAAGGTCTTGGTAGACCATCTCGATGCCCTGTTGCCGGGCATCCTGCGGAGATCGAAAAGTGACGGGGTTTCCCTCCAGGTATAACTGTCCCTTATCCGGAACTACAGCTCCGCTGAGAATTTTCAGAAAAGTAGATTTACCTGCGCCGTTATCACCGATAATCCCCAACACCTCGCCGCGATTTAGATGCAGGCTCACACCCCTAAGGGCCTGTATAGCACCAAATCGCTTCTCAATATTTCTGGCTTCCAGCAAAGGAATCTGGTTCATGGTATCTCTTAGCAAACCGAATGGGGGGTGGGAGTTATCCACCCACCCCCTGTCAGAACTTACTTGAAGAGAGCCCGGTACTTGTCTACATTCTCCTTTGTGACGATGGTAGTGGGTATTAAGATTTCAGCGGGAATTTTTTCACCGGCAATAAGCTTGAGTGCATTGAGCACTGCCTGATAGCCCTCCTGGTAGGGATCTTGCTGAACCACAGCTAGCACATACCCCTTATCCAATCCCTCGATGGCCTGCTTGGTGAGATCCCATCCCACCACCTTGACCCGATCTGTCACCTTCTGAGACTGTACCGCTGCAATTACCCCAATCAAAGCGGGTTCACCGGTGGCGTAAACGAAGTCTAGATTGCGATTCGCAGTAATGAGGTTTTCAGCAGCACTGAGGGCGATTTCCTGAACATTCTGGCCGTCGACGGTGGCTACCACACGGATACCAGGAGCTTCTTGAAGGGCTTTGAGGAAGCCGTCTCGTCGTTGATTCTGAATGAAAGAGTTAAGGGCACCCACAATGCCTACGTTGGCTTTGCCGCCCATCTTATCTCGAACGTATTTGACCAGCCACTCTCCAATTTCCACACCCGCTTTATAGTTGTCGACACCGATGAAGGTACTCGCGGGCGGTACCGCTACTTTGGCGTCGATGGCTATGACAGGTATCTTGGCTTTCTGCGCAGCTTCCACGGCAGGTCTTATGCCATTGACATCGATAGCCAGGACGATGATGGCCCCAACTTTCTGAGCCACAAATGTTTCGATGGCACGAACTTGCTTGGCGGGGTCGTTCTGTCCATCTACGATAACCAGGTCGACACCCTTCTCAGCCGCAGCTTTCTTAGCCCCGTCATTAACCTGATTGAAAAAGAGGGCCTGGAGGTTGATGGTCACCAGCCCAACCTTGGGTTTGCTTTGGGCTAATCCCAGCGTGCCTAGAACCATAATTACTAAGAGCAACAATCTTACCAGCATAGCTCACTCCCTTCGGCATTCGTTGCCGCCTCTGTGTGCCTAAACCTATACCCGTGGGTAAGAATCGTGTGCATGGTTAGACAAGCGATCACCCCCTAAGCAGCCAGCCATTTGACGAGGTTTTGCCAGAAACGGGCGTAGTGCTCCCATCCCACGAACTCCGGGGGTCCCCAATGGGGCCCACAGTCAGAGGCGAAAGCTGCGCACTTCCCCTGGCCGTAAGTGCCCACGGCGAGAAAGACGTCTTCGCCAATCCTGGCCAGAACCCGGCCGCCCTCGCGGGGGAGCAGTTGGTTGTAACCCAGGAACCTGGGCCAGTCAGGGCCAATACCTGCGAATATGCTGTGTTCGGGCTCTACGATCTCCGGAGTAACCCCCTCAGGGCACTCCACCCGGTCGTCTCCTTCCACCATCGTCACCGGCAGTACCTCACGCAGGGCAGTTCGGCCGTAGCGAGCTTTGCCATCGATGCCGGAAAAGGACATGTAGCCTCCGATCATGATCAGCCCACCCCCTTGCCGCACATACTCGGCGATAAGCTCGCAGCGGTCTGCCACGCGCATTGATTTAGAGAAAGTGTCCGGGTGCAGGAGGAGGGTGTTGCTGCCGATGTCGCTGAGGATGACTACCCTATACTTGCGGAGTGCCTCGATGGAGGCAGGAAATTTGCGTGCAGCTTCATGGTTTGGCAGAAAGTCCACGGCAGCGCCGCCACTCTCTAGGGCAGTTATAAGCCAGGAAGCTCCTTCGGCATATTCGCTAGTGGTGAAGCTGTCAAACCCTTTGACGTGGATAGTGTGGCTCACCCAGCTTTCCCCAGCCAGAAGGACCCTTACATCAGCCGCGTCACCCATAGTCAAATACCTCCTGTTTGCTGCACATAGAACCGGTAGCGGTCGGCTCTATAAAAAATTTCAGCATATTCAACTGCGTCGCCAGTTTGTGCGAAGGTATAACGTTCAACGTAAAGCAAAGGTGTACCGATGGGTACGCCGAGCAAGCCTGCCTGCTCCTTGTCAGCTGCCCTGGCCATAATGATTTCGTCTGCACTGGCGATAGTGACGCCGAAATCCTGAGCAAGCAGGGTATAGAGTGATCCATTAGCCAATCGTTCCCTGGGAAATGCCAGGCGTTCAGAGAGGTAGCAGGTTTGTATGGCTATTGCCTCCTCATCAGCCAGCCTCAGGCGAACAATCTTCAAAAGGCGCTGGGTGTTCTTGCCGAAGTGGCGCTCCATATTGCCAGAGGGCGGCACGTAGTCGAACTCCAGGATCTGAGCACTTGCCTTCAGGCCTCGCGAGGCCATGTCCTGTGTGAAACTGGAGAGGCGTTTAGCATCGAAGGCCTCATACGAGCGAGCCACAAAGGTTCCCTGGCCACGATGCCGCATGACATACCCCTCCCGGACTAAGCGCTCTAAGGCTAGGCGGGCGGTTACCCGGCTTACATGAAAGGTGGTCTCGATTTCCTTCTCTGTAAGGAACCTGTCGCCAGAAGAGTACTGACCGCTTAAAAGCAACTGCTTAAGGGCTTCGTACAGTTGGTAATAAACAGGAGTCTTCCTGTCGAAATGAGTGAACACGTATGGTGTAGGAGTTGGCTTTGTCATATTGTTGTAACAATCTAACAATAATCCCTGCTTTCAAACCATGTCAAGCGGCTTGATCCAGTGTCGCGCGGGCATGGTGATTGGGGTTCCTCACTACTTTCATGCTGCACCCCCTTTCCCGGCGTATCCTGGTATCCGGTGTCCGGGGTTTTGCGCTATGACCGGGGTACATTGCTCCTGGTGGGGACTCCCGCTCCTCCCGCGTTGCCTTCCGTGTTTCGCTGGGACGCCCGGGTAGAGGCCTGGCGGGCCCCGGCTTACCGCTACTTCGAGGTGGCGAGCGAGCTGCGCGGACAGCTCCAGGCCAACCGCGCTCCTCAGTACCGGCGGCTAGCGCTGGACTACACCCCGCCCTATGCCCTGCACCCCCACCAGCGGGAAGCGCTCGCGGCCTGGAAGCAAAACCGTGGGCGGGGCCTGGTAGAGCTCCCCACCGGCGCGGGTAAAACCGCGCTGGGTCTGCTAGCCCTCTCCTGGGCAGGCCGCTCGGCGCTGGTGGTCGTGCCCACCCGGGTGCTGATGCATCAGTGGTACGCGGAGCTGCGCTCCGCTTTCCCGGATCTGCCGGTGGGCCTCATCGGCGATGGCGAGCACGAGGTCTTCGACCTGGCGGTGGCCACCTACGACAGCGCGGCCATCCATGCCGAGGGGCTGGGCAATCGCTACGGCTGCCTGATCCTCGACGAGGTGCATCACCTGCCCACCGACTTCTATAGCCCCATCGCCACCTACTCCCTGGCCCCGTACCGGCTGGGGCTCACCGCTTCGCTCGAGCGCAGCGATGGGCGCCAGGAGCTCCTGTACGAGTACGTGGGGCCGCTGGTGTACCGCAAAGAAGCCGCGGAACTCAAGGGCAGTGTGCTGGCCGACTACCGCATCGAGGAAGTCCGGGTGGCCCTGTCCCCTTCCGAGCGGGCCGCTTACCGCCAGGCGCTCGAGGTGCGCAACGCCTTCGTGCAGGCCCAGGGCATCGACCTGGGCACCCTGGCGGGCTGGGCGGAGTTCGTCCGGCGCTCCTCCCGCAGCGAATCGGGCCGCCGGGCCATGCGGGCTCACCGCGAAGCGGCCCGTATCGCCACCGCCGCTCCGGCCAAGCTGCGGGCGCTGGAGGTCATCCTGACCCGCCACAGCGGGCAGAAGACCCTGATCTTCACCAAGGAAAACGACCTGGCCTACCAGGTCAGTCAGGCCTTCCTGCTCCCCTGCATCACCCACCAGACCCCCATCAAAGAGCGGCAGGCCCTCCTGGAGGGCTTCGCCTCGGGCCGCTACCTGGCCATCGTGAGCAGCAACGTGATGAACGAGGGGATCAACCTTCCCGACGCCGCGGTGGCGGTGAACCTCTCGGGATCGGCGGTGGAGCGAGAGTTCATCCAGCGGCTGGGCCGGGTGTTGCGCCGCTCGGGAGACAAGCGGGCGGTGCTGTACGAGATCTTCACCGAGGCCACGCGCGAACAGCGGGCCTCCTTGCAGCGGCGCGGCCTGGAGCGTCCGGCCCACCCCGTCAGCCCCCTCCCGTCGCGGCCGCTTTCCTGGGAGGATCTGGGGGAGGGATAGGGTTCGGGGAGTGGCCGTGCTCAAGAGCGAACACCTCGCCTACACCGT is a window encoding:
- a CDS encoding phosphotriesterase, with protein sequence MASVQTVTGPVDANTLGVTLLHEHLLIDARRYWRNPQEASRIHLAHQPVSAEILHELRQDPFVNLDNCGLFDEEVASEEVMQFKLLGGRTVVDATSANIGRDPLALRRIAERTGLQIVMGAGYYLERTHPDWIRSATVEDLAARIIADVLEGAEGTEIKAGHIGEIGISKDFTSQEEKVLRAAARAQRQTQVALSVHLPGWERLAHRVLDVVAEEGGDLNRVVLNHMNPSGTDLEYQMALADRGAYLSYDMIGMDYYYADQDAQSPSDEENARAIVGLVRAGYGHKVVLSQDVFIKMMLTRYGGNGYAYILRHFVPRLKRHGLSRKEIDQLLIENPRRVLAGT
- a CDS encoding ABC transporter permease produces the protein MNRMNSGPGKQDTTAVGTLKGGPLAYQTTLFLVFLAVFILAAFLVPNFITPENLLNVLRQAAPTMIVAAAMTLVITLAGIDLSVGSGLAVVAVLSAMALAAGWPVWLVLPAMAILGVLIGAINGYFISYQGIPAFIVTLAALSILRGLALLLTQGYSIPIDPESPFLALGRGWVLGIPVPVVIAAIAVLAAHGILEWTRFGVYIKGIGSNMEAVRRSGVNVRQVILLVYVLSGLAVAVSGMVTAARLASGSSYTGVGFELQAIAAVIIGGTSLFGGKGSVVGTILGALFLATIGNVLILKGISPFYEQIIGGTVILLAIWLNRRLSGAGSGRGRD
- a CDS encoding ATP-binding cassette domain-containing protein; translated protein: MNQIPLLEARNIEKRFGAIQALRGVSLHLNRGEVLGIIGDNGAGKSTFLKILSGAVVPDKGQLYLEGNPVTFRSPQDARQQGIEMVYQDLSLCDTLDVATNLFLGREPTRQFLRISILDRNTLHQKAEKILYELHIRIPSTRLMVENLSGGQRQAIAIGRAISFQPKVLILDEPTSALAAREVEEVLSLTRRLASAGVGVVFVSHRLHDVLQVCDRLVVLYEGRNIAERKAKETSIPEIIKLIEGVAAPEGTR
- a CDS encoding substrate-binding domain-containing protein; this encodes MLVRLLLLVIMVLGTLGLAQSKPKVGLVTINLQALFFNQVNDGAKKAAAEKGVDLVIVDGQNDPAKQVRAIETFVAQKVGAIIVLAIDVNGIRPAVEAAQKAKIPVIAIDAKVAVPPASTFIGVDNYKAGVEIGEWLVKYVRDKMGGKANVGIVGALNSFIQNQRRDGFLKALQEAPGIRVVATVDGQNVQEIALSAAENLITANRNLDFVYATGEPALIGVIAAVQSQKVTDRVKVVGWDLTKQAIEGLDKGYVLAVVQQDPYQEGYQAVLNALKLIAGEKIPAEILIPTTIVTKENVDKYRALFK
- a CDS encoding glutamine amidotransferase, translated to MGDAADVRVLLAGESWVSHTIHVKGFDSFTTSEYAEGASWLITALESGGAAVDFLPNHEAARKFPASIEALRKYRVVILSDIGSNTLLLHPDTFSKSMRVADRCELIAEYVRQGGGLIMIGGYMSFSGIDGKARYGRTALREVLPVTMVEGDDRVECPEGVTPEIVEPEHSIFAGIGPDWPRFLGYNQLLPREGGRVLARIGEDVFLAVGTYGQGKCAAFASDCGPHWGPPEFVGWEHYARFWQNLVKWLAA
- a CDS encoding GntR family transcriptional regulator, translating into MTKPTPTPYVFTHFDRKTPVYYQLYEALKQLLLSGQYSSGDRFLTEKEIETTFHVSRVTARLALERLVREGYVMRHRGQGTFVARSYEAFDAKRLSSFTQDMASRGLKASAQILEFDYVPPSGNMERHFGKNTQRLLKIVRLRLADEEAIAIQTCYLSERLAFPRERLANGSLYTLLAQDFGVTIASADEIIMARAADKEQAGLLGVPIGTPLLYVERYTFAQTGDAVEYAEIFYRADRYRFYVQQTGGI
- a CDS encoding DEAD/DEAH box helicase, with the translated sequence MSGVLRYDRGTLLLVGTPAPPALPSVFRWDARVEAWRAPAYRYFEVASELRGQLQANRAPQYRRLALDYTPPYALHPHQREALAAWKQNRGRGLVELPTGAGKTALGLLALSWAGRSALVVVPTRVLMHQWYAELRSAFPDLPVGLIGDGEHEVFDLAVATYDSAAIHAEGLGNRYGCLILDEVHHLPTDFYSPIATYSLAPYRLGLTASLERSDGRQELLYEYVGPLVYRKEAAELKGSVLADYRIEEVRVALSPSERAAYRQALEVRNAFVQAQGIDLGTLAGWAEFVRRSSRSESGRRAMRAHREAARIATAAPAKLRALEVILTRHSGQKTLIFTKENDLAYQVSQAFLLPCITHQTPIKERQALLEGFASGRYLAIVSSNVMNEGINLPDAAVAVNLSGSAVEREFIQRLGRVLRRSGDKRAVLYEIFTEATREQRASLQRRGLERPAHPVSPLPSRPLSWEDLGEG